The following proteins come from a genomic window of Candidatus Peregrinibacteria bacterium:
- a CDS encoding IS30 family transposase, which yields KVSEEKIYAVQEKLNDRPRKSLRYRTPNEVISDLL from the coding sequence CCAAAGTATCAGAAGAAAAAATCTATGCAGTACAAGAAAAACTCAACGACAGACCAAGAAAATCACTTCGATATCGTACTCCAAATGAAGTCATTTCTGATCTCCTCTAG
- the mfd gene encoding transcription-repair coupling factor yields the protein MSEESFQKNHILLSSFFLGDFLGESGIKIFQENKKLTVSGVPNISSKLFLFENLLKSHPKTRNILFVTDGKNDLHETASLAPYFLSGNGKYIDFSTLSFSEERGQEKSEWVLKALQKDEEERIHVFFCTKEDALEFFPNPKTMEEEKVILKEGQKISAMQIFNRLIKMGYSLTSDIFLQKGEYRRSGNVLDIFPLGFDRPVKVEVSFDEIESIFEFFPESKKIGKHFGEVAFYPISHSFEKTIFSEVFSPEDIQIFNELEELSENAYTKLSSSSPKILEFSSFPEDEKTSIHLRFLSVLKYFNLSDLLADFREKVTSEWKIVIMTKRKDELKNILLEEFIPFQENGNPEKGILLIDAGELESVPPSFQNQEHKICLFTDREIFHLHGKKAKKIQTSSINIDFLTSLKVGDLVVHLDHGIGRFLGICEQEISGITREYLEISYLQDDKLYVPVDQADKISRYISDTNEEPKLTRLGGVEWKNIQKKVRAETEKIAKELLQIYAARAQVKGDKFNADNEKQGLFEGEFPYEETPGQIAAIRDIKADLENDLPMDRLLCGDVGFGKTEVAMRAAFKVVQSGKQVAMIAPITILVHQHFDSFQQRMEKHGVKIEVLSRFKTKSEQKQILRELEKGKIDIVLGTHRLLGEDVRFYNLGLVIIDEEQRFGVKQKEKFKKLRSEVSILTLTATPIPRTLNLALHKLRDISTITTPPPGRLPIITEVRKYSDALIREAILKETARGGQVYFLHNRVETIEAMAYKLQKLIPEASFVVAHGQMVSAMLEDRIFDFKEKKYNVLVSSTIIENGIDLPNANTLIVNNAEQFGLSQLYQLRGRIGRSKIQAYAYLLHSSQKLSLSAKKRLKALIEASELGSGFQLSMRDLEIRGAGDVLGVNQHGTVNVVGVSHFLRLLNQTIRELQEGEILGGKEIEEAEDVLIEIAIDAYIPGTYVVDSKEKILLYQKLASVKNLGTLRELQEEISEEYGRIPKEVMNLFKVLEVKILAREANVRAVKMVSVTKNDREIHLVLSKKVTAVEIMNLLKYQQKWKISGETLKTPVKEMGFDWMRGVKEALQKLVPKSKKIIHEIESEEEVFKEIGKFKDYKHHP from the coding sequence ATGAGCGAAGAATCTTTTCAAAAGAACCACATCCTCCTATCCTCCTTTTTTTTAGGGGATTTTTTGGGAGAGAGTGGTATAAAAATATTCCAAGAAAACAAAAAACTTACTGTGTCTGGAGTTCCAAACATATCTTCAAAATTGTTTTTATTTGAAAATCTCCTCAAATCACATCCAAAAACAAGAAATATCCTTTTTGTTACGGATGGGAAAAATGATCTTCATGAAACCGCTTCTCTTGCCCCCTACTTTCTTTCTGGGAACGGGAAATATATCGATTTTTCTACGCTCTCATTTTCAGAGGAACGAGGACAGGAAAAATCAGAATGGGTTCTTAAAGCTCTTCAAAAGGATGAAGAGGAGAGAATACATGTTTTTTTCTGTACAAAAGAGGACGCTCTCGAATTTTTTCCAAATCCAAAAACAATGGAAGAGGAAAAAGTCATCCTGAAAGAAGGGCAAAAAATTTCAGCAATGCAAATCTTCAACCGCCTCATAAAGATGGGATATTCTCTCACCAGTGATATTTTTTTACAAAAGGGAGAATATCGAAGAAGTGGAAATGTACTTGATATTTTTCCTCTCGGATTTGACAGGCCAGTAAAAGTGGAAGTGTCATTTGATGAAATTGAAAGTATTTTTGAGTTTTTTCCAGAAAGCAAAAAAATCGGGAAACACTTTGGCGAAGTCGCCTTTTATCCCATCAGTCACTCTTTCGAAAAAACAATATTCTCAGAAGTATTTTCCCCCGAAGACATCCAAATTTTTAATGAACTCGAAGAGCTTTCCGAAAACGCATATACCAAACTTTCGTCTTCCTCACCAAAAATACTCGAATTCTCGTCATTCCCGGAAGACGAAAAAACATCAATTCATTTAAGATTCCTCTCTGTTCTCAAGTATTTCAATCTCTCCGATCTTCTTGCAGATTTTCGAGAGAAGGTAACAAGTGAATGGAAAATCGTCATTATGACGAAAAGGAAGGACGAACTCAAAAATATTCTCCTCGAAGAATTTATTCCATTTCAGGAAAATGGGAACCCAGAAAAAGGAATTCTCCTCATAGATGCAGGGGAACTCGAATCAGTACCGCCATCTTTTCAGAATCAAGAGCATAAAATCTGTCTTTTTACTGATCGAGAAATTTTTCATCTTCATGGAAAAAAGGCGAAAAAAATTCAAACATCATCCATCAACATTGACTTTCTCACGAGTCTAAAAGTAGGAGACCTTGTGGTTCATTTGGATCATGGAATTGGAAGGTTTTTGGGAATTTGTGAGCAGGAAATTTCCGGGATTACTCGGGAATATCTCGAAATTTCATATCTTCAAGACGACAAACTTTATGTTCCAGTAGATCAGGCGGATAAAATTTCAAGATATATTTCCGACACAAATGAAGAACCCAAATTAACAAGGCTCGGAGGTGTAGAATGGAAAAACATTCAGAAAAAAGTTCGAGCAGAAACGGAAAAAATCGCAAAAGAACTTCTGCAAATTTACGCTGCGAGAGCCCAGGTAAAAGGCGATAAATTCAACGCAGATAATGAAAAACAAGGACTTTTCGAGGGAGAATTCCCCTACGAAGAAACCCCAGGACAAATTGCCGCAATTCGTGATATCAAAGCGGATCTTGAGAACGATCTTCCCATGGACCGCCTCCTCTGCGGAGATGTGGGATTTGGGAAAACAGAAGTCGCCATGAGAGCTGCATTTAAAGTGGTGCAATCAGGGAAACAAGTCGCCATGATTGCGCCTATTACCATTTTGGTGCATCAACATTTTGACTCATTTCAACAAAGAATGGAAAAGCACGGCGTAAAAATAGAAGTTCTATCGCGATTTAAAACGAAATCAGAACAAAAACAGATATTGCGAGAGCTAGAAAAAGGGAAAATTGATATTGTTCTTGGAACGCACCGACTCCTCGGTGAAGATGTCCGTTTTTATAATCTGGGACTCGTAATCATCGATGAAGAGCAACGCTTTGGAGTGAAGCAAAAAGAAAAATTTAAGAAACTCAGAAGTGAGGTATCTATTCTGACACTCACAGCGACACCAATTCCTCGAACGCTCAATCTTGCGCTCCATAAACTTCGCGATATCTCCACGATCACCACGCCTCCTCCAGGGCGACTCCCGATTATCACAGAAGTTCGGAAATACTCAGATGCTCTTATTCGAGAAGCTATTTTAAAAGAAACAGCACGAGGTGGTCAGGTATATTTCCTCCATAATCGAGTGGAAACAATCGAGGCAATGGCCTATAAACTCCAAAAACTTATCCCAGAAGCCTCTTTTGTAGTGGCTCATGGACAAATGGTCTCGGCAATGCTGGAAGACAGAATTTTTGACTTCAAGGAAAAAAAATATAATGTCCTCGTTTCTTCCACGATTATTGAAAATGGGATTGACCTTCCAAATGCGAATACGCTCATTGTAAACAATGCCGAACAATTCGGGCTTTCACAACTGTATCAACTTCGAGGAAGAATTGGGCGTTCGAAAATTCAAGCATACGCCTATCTCCTCCATTCTTCACAGAAATTGAGTCTTAGCGCAAAAAAAAGATTAAAAGCCCTCATTGAAGCCTCAGAACTTGGAAGCGGATTCCAGCTTTCTATGAGAGATCTCGAAATACGTGGAGCTGGCGATGTGCTTGGGGTAAATCAACATGGAACCGTAAATGTTGTTGGAGTAAGTCACTTTTTGAGGCTCTTAAATCAAACCATTCGTGAACTGCAGGAAGGAGAAATTTTGGGAGGAAAAGAAATAGAGGAAGCGGAAGACGTACTTATCGAAATTGCAATTGATGCCTACATTCCCGGGACATACGTCGTGGATTCAAAGGAAAAAATATTACTCTATCAAAAATTAGCATCAGTAAAAAATCTTGGAACACTGAGAGAGCTCCAAGAAGAGATTTCTGAAGAATATGGGAGAATTCCAAAAGAGGTCATGAATTTATTTAAAGTTTTGGAGGTAAAAATTCTTGCGAGAGAAGCAAATGTTCGAGCTGTAAAAATGGTTTCGGTTACAAAAAATGACAGAGAAATTCATCTCGTGCTCTCAAAGAAAGTAACAGCAGTTGAAATTATGAATCTTTTGAAATATCAGCAAAAATGGAAAATTTCAGGGGAAACATTGAAAACTCCAGTAAAAGAAATGGGATTTGATTGGATGCGCGGAGTTAAAGAAGCTCTCCAAAAACTCGTACCAAAATCAAAAAAAATCATACATGAAATAGAGTCAGAGGAAGAAGTTTTCAAAGAAATAGGAAAATTCAAGGATTATAAGCACCACCCCTAG
- the dnaN gene encoding DNA polymerase III subunit beta, translating to MKLTCQQKDFFEALTLVQKAINPQNTLPILGNVLLKAEGQKLYLSATNLEIAITTSISADIKNEGKITIPAKILVSYVGYLKEGEIKLVLEDGETIFIQAVGSKTKLKGISPEEFPVIPVVEKEEYFSVSSEALKKSIEEVVFCCAGTTTRPVLSGVYFWGKDTTLHLVATDSYRLGEKKITLSGKNSIKDLKNIIPSRTMQELVRILGSSKEKEVEVISSKNQILFQIGTTKLISRLIEGKFPEYTQIIPSSYKIKAKISRDELILGIKRVGLFARENNNNIKVSFKKTGSVELTTDATEIGSEESEIAAEVSGENTEVALNGQYLLDVLQSIDTKTVYIQTEEKLSPVVIKPEKEEDYVHVIMPLKI from the coding sequence ATGAAACTTACTTGTCAGCAAAAAGATTTTTTTGAAGCACTTACACTTGTACAAAAAGCAATCAATCCACAAAACACTCTTCCTATCCTCGGGAATGTGCTCTTAAAAGCAGAAGGGCAAAAACTCTATTTATCAGCGACAAATCTAGAAATTGCAATTACAACATCAATTTCCGCAGACATAAAAAATGAGGGAAAAATAACAATACCCGCTAAAATTTTAGTGAGTTATGTGGGATACTTAAAAGAAGGCGAAATAAAGCTTGTTCTTGAAGACGGAGAAACTATTTTTATCCAAGCTGTTGGATCAAAAACAAAGCTCAAAGGAATTTCTCCAGAAGAATTTCCTGTTATTCCCGTTGTTGAAAAAGAAGAATATTTTTCAGTTTCTTCTGAAGCACTAAAAAAATCTATAGAAGAAGTTGTGTTTTGCTGTGCTGGAACAACAACAAGACCAGTTCTTTCCGGAGTATATTTTTGGGGAAAAGATACCACCCTTCATTTGGTAGCGACTGACTCTTATAGGCTTGGAGAAAAGAAGATTACACTTTCTGGGAAAAATTCAATAAAAGATCTCAAAAACATTATCCCCAGCAGAACAATGCAAGAACTTGTACGCATACTTGGGTCTTCAAAAGAAAAAGAAGTTGAAGTTATTTCTTCAAAGAATCAAATCCTTTTTCAAATTGGGACCACAAAACTCATTTCGCGACTTATTGAGGGGAAATTTCCAGAATATACACAAATAATCCCCTCTTCTTACAAAATAAAAGCAAAAATTTCTCGAGATGAACTTATTTTGGGAATAAAAAGAGTTGGACTTTTTGCACGAGAAAACAACAATAATATTAAAGTTTCTTTTAAAAAAACAGGGAGCGTTGAGCTCACAACAGATGCCACAGAGATTGGAAGTGAAGAATCAGAGATCGCTGCTGAGGTCTCAGGAGAGAACACAGAAGTCGCTCTCAATGGACAATATCTCCTCGACGTTCTTCAGAGTATTGATACAAAAACCGTGTATATCCAAACAGAAGAGAAGCTCTCTCCAGTGGTTATCAAGCCAGAAAAAGAAGAAGACTATGTGCACGTCATTATGCCCCTTAAGATTTAA
- a CDS encoding NTP transferase domain-containing protein encodes MHIQVLLLCSGQSKRMWPLSDKIFFDYLGKTVLEHQIEKLLSFPEFDEIHIVGNEENIEKIQALVLPKFAGKKIEWTFSIQKKLEEGMLGGVLDAQDKIDMKKPFLLMSSNDFVENFFFANLLQKAAKSDSDILVCGKNVEKYFPGGYLVYNSQGFVEKILEKPGMGNEPSHMINLVFHFFRNPKNIFHFLQKERKLNSGHYGYENGLQKLFDSGQKCEVVEYDGFWQALKYPWDHLRLMEFFLLRLSGQDIHPSAQISPHASILGDVVLEEGVKVFDFAVINGPAYIGKNCIIGNHVLVRNSHIGADSLIGHGTEVARSYFLRRVRTHQNYVGDSVLDENISFGAGTRTGNLRLDEGNISVKIFEEKIPTHSQKIGLFCGENVRVGINTSIMPGVKIGKNSFIGASLCLEEDIPDRSFKKGVFQSVEKENRY; translated from the coding sequence ATGCATATTCAAGTCCTCCTCCTCTGCTCTGGCCAATCAAAGCGCATGTGGCCGCTTTCGGACAAAATTTTTTTTGATTATCTCGGAAAAACTGTTCTTGAGCACCAAATTGAAAAACTGCTTTCTTTTCCAGAGTTTGATGAAATTCATATTGTGGGGAATGAAGAAAATATTGAAAAAATTCAAGCTCTTGTTTTGCCGAAGTTCGCAGGAAAAAAAATAGAGTGGACATTTTCAATCCAAAAAAAACTAGAAGAAGGCATGCTTGGTGGGGTTCTTGATGCTCAGGACAAAATCGATATGAAGAAGCCTTTTCTCCTTATGAGTTCAAATGATTTTGTGGAAAACTTTTTCTTTGCGAACTTACTTCAAAAAGCCGCAAAATCAGATTCCGACATTCTTGTTTGTGGAAAAAATGTGGAAAAGTATTTCCCCGGTGGATATCTTGTTTACAATTCTCAAGGATTTGTTGAAAAAATATTAGAAAAACCTGGAATGGGAAATGAACCTTCGCACATGATAAATCTTGTTTTCCACTTTTTTCGGAATCCAAAAAATATATTTCATTTTTTACAGAAAGAGCGAAAGCTGAATTCAGGACACTATGGATATGAAAATGGACTACAAAAATTGTTCGATTCTGGACAAAAGTGTGAAGTGGTGGAATATGATGGATTTTGGCAGGCATTAAAATATCCATGGGACCATTTACGGCTTATGGAATTCTTTCTTTTAAGGCTTTCTGGTCAAGACATTCATCCTTCTGCACAAATATCTCCGCATGCGAGTATTTTGGGGGATGTTGTTTTGGAGGAAGGGGTAAAAGTATTTGATTTCGCTGTCATAAACGGTCCTGCTTATATTGGAAAAAATTGTATTATTGGAAATCATGTGCTGGTTCGAAATTCACATATCGGCGCAGATTCTCTTATTGGTCATGGTACTGAAGTCGCTCGTTCTTACTTCTTAAGACGTGTTCGAACGCATCAGAATTATGTTGGGGACTCGGTACTTGATGAAAATATTTCATTTGGCGCAGGAACGCGAACAGGGAATCTGCGTCTGGACGAAGGGAATATTTCTGTAAAAATTTTTGAAGAAAAAATTCCCACACATTCTCAAAAAATTGGACTTTTTTGTGGGGAAAATGTTCGAGTTGGAATAAACACGAGTATTATGCCGGGGGTGAAAATTGGAAAAAATTCATTTATTGGTGCGAGTTTATGTCTTGAAGAAGACATTCCTGATCGAAGTTTTAAAAAAGGAGTGTTCCAAAGTGTGGAAAAAGAAAATAGATATTAA
- a CDS encoding fibronectin type III domain-containing protein, whose amino-acid sequence MKSLAHFKVRKIIMLFLAAALAVSLGIASSSAAEEVVVKNPAITPYDTALSVSWDALSSATDPVISYEVHYGIASVSEKLAKDYDTTLDTKTTETTYILRNLTNGVRYYIAVGAILKSGAKTTALSEEVFSAPASVYADAPAAKDAKTVEPVPQEDCTVDDKKAPQVKEAKALTKDLVKVTFSECITLPDLFPELNFSIKESADEKKVLPVSAVEYKIDYKGEKDKEEVHKNILFVTLKEKMTRDVKYAVSVGAAIVDLQKNPIESGATDSAYFTGTDALEIPEAEKPLVSKVGEEPKTEVKTEEKTGPDSKTEVSKDTTPPENVTDLKISSTPRLKDFLLSLSWKKSTSSDVDHQTVYESTDKGKNWVDGVKLEKDTEKYDTSGKPETEHTTKVSATDTSGNENSGTIESIRLPALPQTGAPLSLAALASALYVVIRRRQKK is encoded by the coding sequence ATGAAATCCCTCGCACATTTCAAAGTTCGCAAAATTATTATGCTTTTTCTCGCGGCAGCTCTTGCTGTTAGCTTGGGAATAGCGTCTTCTTCAGCAGCGGAGGAAGTGGTCGTGAAAAATCCTGCGATTACTCCATACGATACGGCTCTTTCTGTTTCTTGGGATGCGCTTTCATCCGCGACGGACCCAGTAATTTCGTATGAAGTACACTATGGGATCGCTTCTGTTTCAGAAAAACTTGCAAAAGATTATGATACTACTCTAGACACGAAGACGACAGAAACTACGTATATTTTACGAAATCTCACAAATGGTGTTCGGTATTATATCGCTGTGGGGGCTATTTTGAAGAGTGGCGCAAAAACAACTGCTCTTTCTGAGGAAGTTTTCTCCGCTCCTGCATCAGTATATGCCGATGCTCCAGCAGCGAAAGATGCAAAAACTGTTGAACCAGTACCACAAGAAGATTGCACTGTTGACGATAAGAAGGCTCCTCAAGTAAAAGAAGCAAAGGCTCTTACGAAAGATCTCGTAAAAGTAACTTTTTCTGAATGTATAACTCTTCCTGACCTTTTTCCGGAACTTAATTTTTCCATAAAGGAATCTGCTGATGAGAAGAAAGTGCTTCCTGTTTCTGCTGTGGAATACAAAATAGACTATAAGGGGGAAAAGGATAAAGAAGAAGTGCACAAGAATATCTTATTTGTAACGCTCAAAGAAAAAATGACACGTGATGTCAAATACGCGGTTTCTGTGGGAGCGGCTATTGTTGATCTTCAAAAGAATCCAATCGAAAGCGGCGCAACGGATTCTGCGTATTTTACCGGAACGGATGCTCTGGAAATTCCTGAAGCCGAGAAACCGCTTGTGAGTAAAGTCGGGGAAGAACCAAAAACAGAAGTGAAGACTGAAGAAAAAACAGGTCCCGATTCAAAAACGGAAGTTTCAAAGGATACGACTCCTCCAGAAAATGTAACGGATTTGAAAATTTCTTCTACTCCACGCCTCAAAGATTTCCTTTTGAGTCTCTCCTGGAAGAAAAGCACGTCTTCTGATGTTGACCATCAGACTGTTTATGAGAGCACTGACAAGGGGAAGAATTGGGTTGATGGAGTAAAACTTGAAAAAGACACGGAAAAATATGACACCTCTGGAAAACCAGAAACGGAGCATACTACGAAGGTTTCTGCAACAGATACTTCTGGAAATGAAAATTCCGGAACGATCGAGTCGATACGGTTGCCAGCTCTCCCTCAAACGGGAGCCCCTCTTTCTTTGGCTGCTTTGGCAAGTGCATTATATGTTGTCATCCGTCGTCGACAGAAAAAATAA
- a CDS encoding DNA translocase FtsK 4TM domain-containing protein, translating to MDIPRPISQEIAGVIFGVFSLLFFLTLSKNLGLIGEQIGTGLIQLFGVGSWMLPPLFAILSVSAFLGKKTSFNFTTLLGSFFLLFGASGFLHTIQIPTESMGKPFVGNPLEAAGFFGVASSLIFRMFLGDMGASIVLFGIFLVGALLAFQISLRSLGVFFVKCVTFFFPKTSEEKKRKPAEQLTILKPSFIEQEVQKVMKEEFKKEEEQFEVIRPNFEKPVLQEKQRKSLKTDQTRIPSGDFSQWEAPTLDLLNPAVSKILTKDSDLKKMAEEIQRKLAHFGLEVDMKTAHVGPTVTQFTLIPEESIKLSKITGLKNELALALSAESVRIEAPIPGKNLVGIEIPNLKRTVVHLREIMESPEYHEPRSSLKLPIGRDVSGDPIIEDLAEMPHILIAGATGSGKSVATNTFLISLLFQNSPADMRLILIDPKRVELMPYNGIPHLLTPVITDAEKALAALRWCVSEMMRRYTEMGEKKYRNITEYNEKEPEKMAKIVIMIDELADLMMRQFRKDTEAVVCRLAQMARAVGIHLIISTQRPSVDVITGLIKANIPSRISFAVTAQVDSRTVLDTIGAEDLLGKGDMLFTNPKLSKPQRIQGIYISGAEIERVINRIKLSMGDFEHIDLIDEASEVGTVSFSGGSFGGGIGDEDDLEEEALSLIRGTGKASASLLQRRLSVGYARAARILDILEKKGHIGPSRGAKPREVFM from the coding sequence GTGGACATCCCTCGTCCTATTTCTCAAGAAATTGCTGGCGTAATTTTTGGTGTTTTTTCTCTCCTTTTTTTCCTCACCCTTTCCAAAAACCTCGGACTTATTGGAGAGCAGATTGGAACAGGTCTCATTCAACTTTTTGGTGTTGGATCATGGATGTTGCCACCTCTTTTTGCTATCCTTTCTGTTTCTGCCTTTCTTGGGAAAAAAACGAGTTTTAATTTTACGACGCTCCTCGGGAGTTTCTTCCTCCTTTTTGGAGCATCTGGATTTCTCCATACCATTCAAATACCAACTGAGAGTATGGGAAAACCATTTGTAGGAAATCCTCTTGAGGCGGCTGGATTTTTTGGAGTAGCTTCAAGTCTTATTTTCCGAATGTTTCTTGGAGATATGGGCGCATCCATTGTTCTCTTTGGAATCTTTCTTGTTGGAGCTCTTCTCGCCTTTCAAATTTCACTTCGCAGTCTTGGCGTGTTTTTTGTAAAATGCGTCACCTTCTTCTTCCCAAAAACTTCTGAAGAAAAAAAGAGGAAGCCTGCAGAGCAACTGACAATACTCAAGCCAAGTTTCATTGAGCAGGAAGTGCAAAAAGTAATGAAGGAAGAGTTCAAAAAAGAGGAAGAGCAGTTCGAAGTAATTCGACCAAATTTTGAAAAACCCGTTCTTCAAGAAAAACAAAGAAAATCTTTAAAAACTGACCAGACTCGAATTCCTTCCGGAGATTTTTCGCAGTGGGAAGCTCCGACTCTTGACCTTTTAAACCCTGCTGTATCAAAAATTCTTACCAAAGACAGCGATCTCAAAAAAATGGCGGAGGAAATTCAGCGCAAACTCGCTCATTTTGGCTTAGAGGTGGACATGAAAACTGCTCACGTTGGACCGACGGTTACGCAATTTACGCTTATTCCTGAAGAATCTATCAAACTTTCGAAAATTACGGGGTTAAAAAACGAACTTGCCCTTGCTCTTTCTGCTGAGAGCGTGCGTATTGAAGCTCCTATTCCTGGAAAAAATCTTGTGGGAATCGAAATCCCGAATTTGAAACGAACAGTTGTCCATCTCCGAGAAATCATGGAATCTCCTGAATATCATGAGCCGAGGAGTTCTCTCAAGCTTCCCATAGGGCGTGATGTCTCTGGTGATCCGATTATTGAGGATCTCGCCGAAATGCCGCACATTCTTATTGCCGGTGCAACTGGATCAGGAAAGTCAGTTGCCACAAATACTTTTCTTATTTCTCTGCTCTTTCAAAATTCTCCTGCAGACATGCGTCTTATTTTGATTGATCCGAAGAGAGTTGAACTTATGCCATATAACGGAATTCCTCATCTTTTAACTCCGGTAATTACTGATGCAGAAAAAGCACTTGCGGCACTCAGGTGGTGTGTCAGTGAAATGATGCGAAGATACACAGAAATGGGAGAGAAAAAATATCGAAATATTACGGAATACAATGAAAAAGAACCGGAAAAAATGGCGAAAATTGTGATTATGATAGATGAACTTGCAGACCTTATGATGCGCCAATTCCGAAAGGATACTGAGGCGGTTGTATGTCGTCTCGCGCAAATGGCGCGCGCTGTGGGAATTCATTTGATTATTTCCACACAGAGACCATCGGTAGATGTGATCACCGGGCTTATCAAGGCAAATATTCCCTCACGCATTTCTTTTGCCGTAACAGCGCAAGTTGATTCCCGCACCGTTCTCGATACCATCGGCGCAGAAGATCTTCTCGGAAAAGGTGATATGCTCTTTACGAATCCAAAACTTTCAAAGCCGCAACGCATTCAGGGAATTTATATTTCTGGCGCGGAAATAGAGCGAGTGATCAATCGTATTAAACTCTCAATGGGAGATTTTGAGCATATCGATCTTATTGATGAAGCTTCGGAAGTCGGAACTGTATCTTTTTCAGGAGGAAGTTTTGGCGGAGGAATTGGGGATGAAGATGATCTTGAAGAGGAAGCTCTTTCTTTGATTCGGGGGACAGGGAAAGCATCCGCATCTCTTCTTCAGCGAAGGCTTTCTGTTGGATATGCTCGTGCAGCGCGCATTCTTGATATTTTGGAAAAGAAAGGACACATCGGACCTTCTCGTGGGGCAAAGCCAAGAGAGGTGTTTATGTAA
- a CDS encoding DsbA family protein, with the protein MKKFFLLFVPFLLAGCALTPEDKISKIVDQKLAEYVESADFDAAIESSVERLSSKNQLDQQKAALREQKQAAEKAKNVRALSDEDHLYGNKSAEIVLFEYSDFECPFCAKFHPTAKEVVDNSSGKVAWVYRHFPLSFHPGSQKKAEASECVAKLGGNSAFWKFADGLFGAESLYPVSDLSQLAAKTGVNATSFQSCLDSGEMTEKVKTSLSEGTSVGVSGTPGNILLNTKTSEVRVLGGAVPKEVVETAISELKK; encoded by the coding sequence ATGAAAAAATTTTTCTTGCTATTTGTCCCTTTCCTTCTCGCAGGATGTGCTCTTACTCCTGAAGACAAAATTTCTAAAATTGTTGATCAAAAATTGGCGGAGTATGTGGAAAGCGCTGATTTTGATGCCGCTATTGAAAGTTCAGTTGAGCGTTTGTCTTCAAAGAACCAGCTCGATCAGCAAAAAGCTGCTCTTAGAGAACAGAAACAAGCGGCAGAAAAGGCAAAAAATGTGCGAGCTCTTTCTGATGAGGATCATCTCTATGGGAATAAAAGTGCTGAAATTGTTCTCTTTGAATATTCTGATTTCGAGTGTCCTTTTTGTGCAAAATTCCACCCAACAGCAAAAGAGGTAGTGGATAATTCTAGCGGAAAAGTAGCATGGGTATATCGACATTTCCCGCTCAGTTTCCATCCGGGATCTCAGAAAAAGGCCGAGGCGAGTGAGTGTGTTGCAAAACTCGGCGGAAATTCCGCATTTTGGAAATTCGCAGATGGTCTCTTCGGGGCAGAAAGTTTGTACCCAGTGTCTGACTTGTCTCAGCTTGCAGCAAAAACTGGTGTGAATGCGACAAGTTTTCAGAGCTGCCTTGATTCTGGGGAGATGACGGAAAAAGTGAAAACGTCACTTTCTGAAGGAACTTCTGTTGGCGTTTCAGGAACTCCCGGAAATATTCTCCTGAATACAAAAACTTCTGAAGTTCGCGTTCTTGGAGGAGCGGTTCCAAAAGAAGTAGTTGAAACTGCTATTTCTGAACTCAAGAAATAA